In Haliotis asinina isolate JCU_RB_2024 chromosome 15, JCU_Hal_asi_v2, whole genome shotgun sequence, one DNA window encodes the following:
- the LOC137266148 gene encoding uncharacterized protein C17orf113-like: protein MKLSALKEHRDSASHYQAVIVAGQVRAMATHVNKAAEKSDEKLTAMMNTVLFMAKENLATSKFSKLIDLQKRNGCTSLSGVVYSHSDSVEEMEHCIVQSTIEQLKERVQNSRFIGLIIDETVNITVEKKLIMFLKIQNNGKTDTVFLGNFSVHSGTAECITEKVKEVLSEWNISLEQLVGLGSDGASVMTGRRAGVGVRLQPESPFLVHVHCVAHRVALASADAAKVSKYVAEYRKTLNEIYKLYEYSATRYNRLRELSEILEESDFASVIQPTSVRWLSVGRAVKSTRETWPALVMEIEEEASERKNAVASSIVKKIKTYTFIGMTYVLSDTLHFMDKLVCLFQKDTLNLGLVKPIVRSTIESLQELKENPGKHEQYFNENVRNGEFRGVKLTYADPRSVTAFKKIRDDFIDELCSSLEARFPDDSLSVLSCLDNLLNPDRYPDTANELATYGQDSLQVVLDKFSPVIGQEGCDVVSVPVNRERAEGDFPHFRKTVTGMGTVGLEQTCKLIIRDFSDLYPDFANLAIIALVIPVSSVPAERGFSLQNRLHSSSRNRLCERRLNNLMLLNMHASEECITRAVDLFRNKKRKI from the coding sequence atgaaactttCTGCACTGAAAGAGCACAGGGATAGTGCTTCTCACTACCAGGCTGTAATCGTCGCTGGTCAAGTCAGAGCAATGGCGACTCATGTAAATAAAGCTGCTGAAAAAAGTGATGAAAAACTGACGGCTATGATGAACACCGTCCTTTTCATGGCTAAAGAAAATCTAGCGACTTCAAAGTTTTCCAAATTAATTGACTTACAGAAGAGAAACGGATGTACCAGTTTGAGTGGTGTGGTGTATTCCCATTCAGATTCTGTGGAGGAAATGGAACATTGTATTGTGCAAAGTACCATTGAACAACTCAAGGAACGCGTGCAAAACAGCAGATTTATCGGGTTAATAATTGATGAAACTGTAAACATTACCGTGGAGAAGAAACTGATCATGTTTTTGAAGATTCAAAATAATGGAAAAACTGACACTGTATTTCTTGGGAATTTTTCCGTTCACAGCGGAACGGCCGAGTGTATTACTGAAAAAGTGAAAGAAGTGTTGAGTGAATGGAATATTTCATTGGAGCAATTAGTGGGCCTTGGTTCCGACGGAGCCAGTGTGATGACCGGACGGCGAGCGGGGGTAGGGGTCAGACTTCAGCCAGAGAGCCCCTTTTTAGTCCATGTACATTGTGTGGCACATAGGGTCGCTTTAGCCTCTGCAGACGCAGCTAAGGTTTCAAAATATGTGGCTGAATATAGAAAAACTCTAAACGAAATTTATAAACTGTATGAATACTCGGCGACTCGTTACAATCGTCTTAGGGAGTTATCAGAAATTCTTGAGGAGAGTGATTTTGCAAGTGTGATTCAGCCGACCAGTGTGAGGTGGCTGTCAGTCGGCAGAGCAGTTAAATCTACAAGAGAAACATGGCCAGCTCTTGTCATGGAAATAGAGGAGGAGGCTTCAGAGAGAAAAAATGCAGTTGCGTCTAGCATCGTAAAGAAAATCAAAACCTACACTTTCATAGGAATGACGTATGTGTTGTCTGACACGTTACATTTCATGGACAAACTTGTGTGTTTATTTCAGAAGGATACGCTAAATCTTGGACTTGTGAAACCTATTGTTCGATCAACTATCGAGTCATTGCAGGAGCTGAAAGAAAATCCTGGGAAAcatgagcaatatttcaacgaAAACGTTAGAAATGGTGAATTTCGTGGTGTGAAATTGACCTATGCAGACCCTCGCTCTGTCACAGCTTTCAAGAAAATTCGTGATGACTTCATTGACGAATTGTGCAGTTCACTCGAGGCAAGATTCCCTGATGATAGTCTGTCTGTTTTATCCTGTCTGGATAATCTATTAAATCCAGATCGGTACCCTGACACGGCGAACGAGTTGGCGACATACGGCCAGGATTCCCTACAAGTTGTTCTTGACAAGTTCAGCCCTGTGATTGGTCAGGAGGGCTGTGACGTCGTGAGTGTTCCAGTCAATCGGGAGCGAGCTGAGGGGGATTTCCCGCACTTCAGGAAAACAGTGACAGGCATGGGAACAGTTGGCCTAGAGCAGACGTGCAAACTCATTATCAGAGACTTTAGCGATCTATATCCAGATTTTGCCAATCTTGCAATTATTGCATTGGTGATACCAGTCAGTAGTGTGCCTGCAGAACGTGGGTTTAGCTTGCAAAATCGTTTGCACTCGTCCAGCCGTAATCGGCTCTGCGAACGACGCCTGAACAatctcatgttgttgaacatgCACGCAAGTGAGGAATGTATCACTAGAGCTGTGGATCTCTTCAGAAATAAAAAACGAAAGATTTAA